A window of the Hemitrygon akajei chromosome 22, sHemAka1.3, whole genome shotgun sequence genome harbors these coding sequences:
- the gpr142 gene encoding probable G-protein coupled receptor 142 → MIEVHNSTSPDLWQEGGEAENSPCVLGALPIIYYSGLLCLGLPVNILNVIVLSHLAIKTQKSSYRYLLSLSASDILTQFFIIFIGFILKTAILQRKIPDPLAHTISVLEFAANHASIWITVVMTIDRYYALCHPLRYRMVSYPERTHRIIAMVFVMALITGIPFYWWSDLWRVNNPPTVLDQILIWIHCFVIYFIPCSIFLIVNSLIVYKLKKKALVNRSGKTTAILLTVTTVFAILWAPRTVVVIYHLYVSSANRDWKVHLMLDLANMLAMLSTAINFFLYCFVSKQFRVMVKEVILSFCKH, encoded by the exons ATGATTGAagtgcacaacagcacctctcctGACCTCTGGCAGGAAGGGGGTGAAGCAGAGAATTCACCGTGCGTGCTAGgagccctccccatcatttacTACAGCGGCTTGCTCTGCTTGGGTTTACCAG TGAATATTCTGAACGTAATTGTCCTCTCCCATCTGGCCATCAAGACACAGAAGTCCTCCTACCGctaccttctctctctctctgcttctgaCATCCTCACTCAGTTCTTCATCATCTTTATTGGCTTCATCCTGAAGACGGCTATTCTCCAGCGAAAGATCCCCGACCCACTGGCGCACACAATCAGTGTCCTGGAGTTCGCGGCCAATCACGCTTCCATCTGGATTACAGTGGTGATGACGATCGATCGGTATTATGCCCTTTGTCACCCTCTGAGATACCGCATGGTGTCATACCCGGAACGTACCCACAGAATAATAGCAATGGTCTTTGTAATGGCTTTAATTACAGGCATCCCGTTTTACTGGTGGTCTGACCTGTGGCGAGTCAATAACCCACCCACCGTTTTGGACCAAATTCTGATATGGATCCACTGCTTTGTTATTTACTTCATTCCGTGCTCAATATTTCTCATCGTCAACTCATTGATTGTCTACAAGCTGAAGAAGAAAGCTCTGGTCAACCGTTCAGGGAAGACTACTGCGATCCTTCTTACAGTTACTACTGTTTTCGCCATCCTCTGGGCACCTAGGACGGTGGTTGTTATCTACCATCTGTACGTTTCTTCAGCTAACAGGGACTGGAAGGTTCACCTGATGCTCGATCTGGCCAACATGCTGGCCATGTTAAGCACCGCAATCAACTTCTTTCTGTACTGCTTTGTGAGCAAGCAGTTCCGCGTAATGGTGAAGGAGGTAATCCTGTCCTTCTGCAAGCACTGA